A single Pygocentrus nattereri isolate fPygNat1 chromosome 28, fPygNat1.pri, whole genome shotgun sequence DNA region contains:
- the LOC108425082 gene encoding leiomodin-1 isoform X1 has translation MSTRTPDPQVSEDADIERLLATLSPDEVEELEREMLLIDPDPNVPVGLRQKNQTEKQPTRGYDREAMLDYCERETKKLIERELSFEGESKGEGRRRNRLRRMRSREQRSFSRSRSREASDLDEDGREKNQEEKPVDKNFKPEEKIREDGFKESNKKAEFHENEKEKEKTDEGKIEREVENEKEKQKEASKKERGNSKTLDLISKLQEKKEDSREKEKKDESKRGENLRTKGLISKLQGNQEAEARGKKEKEKDVEKRGESRTKGLVSKLEEPKSQTEASRAGERRLRDMENRVVEEKKEREQEKNNEKRRLYSQRDTTKTGIEKEKEKEHEKLEGREKEQNRWKERKKEPEREQERGKDKKKEVLRKAETLYRENCASGDDQSMKTEDDNESEDEEDFLDSDTGSSMFDDLLEQVRSDDPELTELNINNSDVIKTDTLIQFAEGLRSNTHIKTFALANTRADDHVAFAIAGTLRDNCTLTEINMDSNHFTGKGILAIIESLQHNSTLTQLRFHNQRHICGGKTEMEMAKILRDNTSLLKLGYHFELAGPRMTMTNILSRNMDRQRQKRLEAQRLNNKETEAKPAPPSGEKKKEVLPETLKLKGIPKPNHVEKKESILAKVSKFNSPATAPTAKPSPGPLFSSTPGKKGRITKESSPGPPPPAAPPAPPAPPAPALDVQALRRSLTPVSNRKQDNSRASDRGTEKSSRDQLLDSIRNSSMNTLKKVVHPPPPHFY, from the exons ATGTCGACGAGGACCCCGGATCCTCAGGTGAGCGAGGACGCGGACATTGAGCGCCTGCTGGCCACCCTCTCACCCGATGAGGTGGAGGAGTTGGAGCGGGAGATGCTTCTCATCGACCCAGACCCAAACGTGCCGGTGGGTCTCAGGCAGAAGAACCAGACTGAGAAGCAGCCCACCAGGGGTTATGACCGCGAGGCCATGCTGGACTACTGCGAGCGGGAGACGAAGAAGCTCATCGAGAGGGAACTGTCGTTTGAG GGGGAATCGAAGGGTGAAGGCCGCAGACGGAACCGGCTCAGGAGGATGAGGAGCAGAGAGCAGCGGAGCTTCTCGAGGTCACGAAGCCGTGAGGCATCAGACTTGGATGAGGATGGAAGGGAAAAGAATCAAGAAGAAAAACCTGTGGACAAAAATTTTAAGCCGGAagagaagataagagaagaTGGCTTTAAAGAGTCTAACAAAAAAGCAGAATTtcatgaaaatgagaaagaaaaagagaagacagatgaagggaagatagaaagagaagtagaaaatgaaaaagaaaaacagaaggaagcATCCAAGAAAGAGCGAGGTAACAGCAAGACTTTGGACCTCATCTCCAAGCtacaagagaaaaaagaagatagcagagagaaggagaaaaaggacgAGAGCAAGAGGGGAGAAAACTTAAGAACCAAGGGTTTAATATCCAAGCTACAGGGGAATCAAGAAGCAGAAGCCagagggaagaaagaaaaagagaaggatgttgagaaaagaggagagagtagaACAAAAGGCCTGGTGTCCAAGCTGGAGGAGCCAAAGAGCCAAACAGAAGCCAGCAGAGCGGGCGAACGCAGGCTGAGAGACATGGAAAACCGTGTggtggaagaaaagaaagaaagggaacaGGAGAAGAACAATGAGAAAAGGAGACTGTATTCTCAGAGAGATACAACCAAAACAGGgatagagaaggagaaagagaaagagcatgaGAAGTtggaagggagagaaaaagagcaaaacagatggaaagagagaaagaaagagccagagagagagcaagaacgAGGGAAAG ATAAGAAAAAAGAAGTATTGAGAAAAGCTGAAACTCTCTACAGAGAGAACTGTGCTAGTGGAGACGACCAGTCTATGAAAACTGAGGATGACAATGAGTCTGAGGACGAAGAGGATTTTTTGGACAGCGATACTGGTTCCAGTATGTTTGATGACCTCTTGGAGCAGGTCCGCAGTGATGATCCTGAGCTCACTGAACTCAACATCAACAACTCAGATGTTATTAAAACAGACACTCTGATCCAGTTTGCGGAGGGACTTCGCAGCAACACTCatattaaaacatttgcacTTGCTAACACAAGAGCAGACGATCATGTAGCCTTTGCAATTGCTGGTACCTTACGAGACAACTGTACGTTGACTGAAATCAATATGGATTCCAACCATTTCACCGGGAAAGGCATCCTAGCTATCATCGAGTCTTTGCAGCACAATTCTACACTCACACAGCTTCGCTTTCACAACCAGAGACACATATGTGGAGGgaagacagagatggagatggcTAAGATCCTTCGGGATAATACTTCATTACTCAAGCTGGGGTATCACTTTGAACTAGCTGGGCCACGGATGACCATGACCAATATCCTGAGCCGTAATATGGACCGACAGCGTCAGAAACGTTTAGAAGCACAACGACTCAACAACAAGGAAACTGAAGCTAAGCCAGCTCCACCTAgcggagagaaaaagaaggaggtTTTACCTGAAACACTCAAGCTTAAAGGAATACCGAAGCCCAACCATGTTGAGAAGAAGGAATCCATATTAGCAAAAGTTTCCAAATTTAACAGTCCTGCCACAGCCCCCACGGCCAAGCCCTCGCCTGGCCCCCTGTTCTCTAGCACTCCAGGTAAGAAAGGCAGAATCACGAAGGAGTCAAGCCCAGGACCTCCACCTCCTGCTGCTCCTCCTGCACCCCCTGCACCCCCTGCTCCAGCACTGGATGTTCAGGCCCTGCGTAGGTCACTGACCCCTGTCTCAAATCGCAAACAAGACAACAGCAGAGCCTCAGACCGTGGAACAGAGAAAAGCTCCAGAGATCAGCTGCTGGACTCCATCAGGAACAGCAGCATGAACACTCTAAAAAAG GTTGtccatcctcctcctccacatTTTTATTAG
- the LOC108425082 gene encoding leiomodin-1 isoform X2, giving the protein MSTRTPDPQVSEDADIERLLATLSPDEVEELEREMLLIDPDPNVPVGLRQKNQTEKQPTRGYDREAMLDYCERETKKLIERELSFEGESKGEGRRRNRLRRMRSREQRSFSRSRSREASDLDEDGREKNQEEKPVDKNFKPEEKIREDGFKESNKKAEFHENEKEKEKTDEGKIEREVENEKEKQKEASKKERGNSKTLDLISKLQEKKEDSREKEKKDESKRGENLRTKGLISKLQGNQEAEARGKKEKEKDVEKRGESRTKGLVSKLEEPKSQTEASRAGERRLRDMENRVVEEKKEREQEKNNEKRRLYSQRDTTKTGIEKEKEKEHEKLEGREKEQNRWKERKKEPEREQERGKDKKKEVLRKAETLYRENCASGDDQSMKTEDDNESEDEEDFLDSDTGSSMFDDLLEQVRSDDPELTELNINNSDVIKTDTLIQFAEGLRSNTHIKTFALANTRADDHVAFAIAGTLRDNCTLTEINMDSNHFTGKGILAIIESLQHNSTLTQLRFHNQRHICGGKTEMEMAKILRDNTSLLKLGYHFELAGPRMTMTNILSRNMDRQRQKRLEAQRLNNKETEAKPAPPSGEKKKEVLPETLKLKGIPKPNHVEKKESILAKVSKFNSPATAPTAKPSPGPLFSSTPGKKGRITKESSPGPPPPAAPPAPPAPPAPALDVQALRRSLTPVSNRKQDNSRASDRGTEKSSRDQLLDSIRNSSMNTLKKVEIPKRLR; this is encoded by the exons ATGTCGACGAGGACCCCGGATCCTCAGGTGAGCGAGGACGCGGACATTGAGCGCCTGCTGGCCACCCTCTCACCCGATGAGGTGGAGGAGTTGGAGCGGGAGATGCTTCTCATCGACCCAGACCCAAACGTGCCGGTGGGTCTCAGGCAGAAGAACCAGACTGAGAAGCAGCCCACCAGGGGTTATGACCGCGAGGCCATGCTGGACTACTGCGAGCGGGAGACGAAGAAGCTCATCGAGAGGGAACTGTCGTTTGAG GGGGAATCGAAGGGTGAAGGCCGCAGACGGAACCGGCTCAGGAGGATGAGGAGCAGAGAGCAGCGGAGCTTCTCGAGGTCACGAAGCCGTGAGGCATCAGACTTGGATGAGGATGGAAGGGAAAAGAATCAAGAAGAAAAACCTGTGGACAAAAATTTTAAGCCGGAagagaagataagagaagaTGGCTTTAAAGAGTCTAACAAAAAAGCAGAATTtcatgaaaatgagaaagaaaaagagaagacagatgaagggaagatagaaagagaagtagaaaatgaaaaagaaaaacagaaggaagcATCCAAGAAAGAGCGAGGTAACAGCAAGACTTTGGACCTCATCTCCAAGCtacaagagaaaaaagaagatagcagagagaaggagaaaaaggacgAGAGCAAGAGGGGAGAAAACTTAAGAACCAAGGGTTTAATATCCAAGCTACAGGGGAATCAAGAAGCAGAAGCCagagggaagaaagaaaaagagaaggatgttgagaaaagaggagagagtagaACAAAAGGCCTGGTGTCCAAGCTGGAGGAGCCAAAGAGCCAAACAGAAGCCAGCAGAGCGGGCGAACGCAGGCTGAGAGACATGGAAAACCGTGTggtggaagaaaagaaagaaagggaacaGGAGAAGAACAATGAGAAAAGGAGACTGTATTCTCAGAGAGATACAACCAAAACAGGgatagagaaggagaaagagaaagagcatgaGAAGTtggaagggagagaaaaagagcaaaacagatggaaagagagaaagaaagagccagagagagagcaagaacgAGGGAAAG ATAAGAAAAAAGAAGTATTGAGAAAAGCTGAAACTCTCTACAGAGAGAACTGTGCTAGTGGAGACGACCAGTCTATGAAAACTGAGGATGACAATGAGTCTGAGGACGAAGAGGATTTTTTGGACAGCGATACTGGTTCCAGTATGTTTGATGACCTCTTGGAGCAGGTCCGCAGTGATGATCCTGAGCTCACTGAACTCAACATCAACAACTCAGATGTTATTAAAACAGACACTCTGATCCAGTTTGCGGAGGGACTTCGCAGCAACACTCatattaaaacatttgcacTTGCTAACACAAGAGCAGACGATCATGTAGCCTTTGCAATTGCTGGTACCTTACGAGACAACTGTACGTTGACTGAAATCAATATGGATTCCAACCATTTCACCGGGAAAGGCATCCTAGCTATCATCGAGTCTTTGCAGCACAATTCTACACTCACACAGCTTCGCTTTCACAACCAGAGACACATATGTGGAGGgaagacagagatggagatggcTAAGATCCTTCGGGATAATACTTCATTACTCAAGCTGGGGTATCACTTTGAACTAGCTGGGCCACGGATGACCATGACCAATATCCTGAGCCGTAATATGGACCGACAGCGTCAGAAACGTTTAGAAGCACAACGACTCAACAACAAGGAAACTGAAGCTAAGCCAGCTCCACCTAgcggagagaaaaagaaggaggtTTTACCTGAAACACTCAAGCTTAAAGGAATACCGAAGCCCAACCATGTTGAGAAGAAGGAATCCATATTAGCAAAAGTTTCCAAATTTAACAGTCCTGCCACAGCCCCCACGGCCAAGCCCTCGCCTGGCCCCCTGTTCTCTAGCACTCCAGGTAAGAAAGGCAGAATCACGAAGGAGTCAAGCCCAGGACCTCCACCTCCTGCTGCTCCTCCTGCACCCCCTGCACCCCCTGCTCCAGCACTGGATGTTCAGGCCCTGCGTAGGTCACTGACCCCTGTCTCAAATCGCAAACAAGACAACAGCAGAGCCTCAGACCGTGGAACAGAGAAAAGCTCCAGAGATCAGCTGCTGGACTCCATCAGGAACAGCAGCATGAACACTCTAAAAAAG GTCGAGATTCCAAAGCGTCTGAGGTAG